GACAGAAGAGTAAGAGATGCTGCTGAAAAATTAGAAATAACAGACCTCTTAGATAGAAAGCCAAAGGAAATGTCAGGTGGACAAAGACAGAGGGTTGCGGTTGGACGAGCCATTGTTAGGGATCCAGATGTATTTTTATTCGATGAGCCTTTATCCAATCTAGATGCTAAATTAAGGGTTTCTATGAGGGTGAGGATTTCTCAACTGCATCAACAGTTAAAAAAGGAAGGTAAAAACCCAACAACCATTTATGTAACCCATGACCAGGTAGAAGCTATGACAATGGGTGATAGAATATGCGTTTTAAACTATGGAAAGATTATGCAGGTAGATACACCGATTAATCTTTACGCAAAACCTGCGAATAAATTCGTAGCTGGATTTATAGGAGCTCCTGCTATGAATATTCATGAAGCGGAATTAATCATGGATAAAGATAAGATTGCTGTTAAAGTAGCAGGACTAGTTCTCCACCTGCCTGAAGCTAAAGCACAAAAAGTAAAAAGATATGTTGGGAAAAAAGTATGGTTTGGTATAAGACCAGAACATATTAAATCTAGTGAAACGAATCCAAATAAAGAAGAATATGTAACAGGAAAAATCACTGTAGTAGAACAATTGGGTAATGAAGAATTTGTTTACTTTCATGTAAGCGGAACTGAATATATTTCAAGACTAGACCCTATGAAGGTTCAAGGGGTAGCTAGAGAGAAAAAATATGATTTTTGGTTTGACTTAGATAAATGTCATCTATTTGATTTTGAAAGTGAGGAAAACATTTCCTTATAAAAAAGCTTCGAAAATGGGAGGTTGTCATGAAAATAGTAGAGTTTATTGATTTCCATATAAATCATTTTAAAAAGTATAAAGAAAAATGGAATTATGAAGATGGATGTGTTTTGAAGGGTGCTCTAGATTTATATCATAGTACAGGAGAAAAAAAATATCTAGATTTTGTTCAAAGGTATTTAACAGAGACAATCACAGAGGATGGTAAAATAGCAGTTTACGAAATGGAAGAATTTAATATCGACAATATCAATTCTGGTAAGGTGTTATTTGACTTCTACGAGATTACAAAAGAAGAGAAATATAGGAAGGCTATAGAGGTTCTTTACCAGCAATTAGAAAATCATCCAAGGACCCAAGAGGGCAGCTTCTGGCATAAAAAGATTTATCCAAATCAAGTATGGTTAGATGGTTTATATATGGCGATGCCTTTTTATGCTAAATATGAAAAGCTTTTCAACGCTTCAAAAGGTTTTGGAGATATCTATCAGCAATTTATGACTGTAGAAAGAAGAATAAAGGACGCTGAAACAGGACTTTACTACCATGGGTATGATGAGAGCAGGAAAGAAAGATGGAGTAACCCTGATACCGGTTTATCACTGCACTTTTGGGGACGCGCTATGGGATGGTTTGTGATGGCATTAGTGGACACCCTAGAAATAATTGAAGCAGATTTTTCTAATGCTGAAGAAATAAAAAAGATTTTTGTAGAAACAATAGATGCTCTTTTGAAGTACCAAGACAAGGCGTCATCTATGTGGTACCAAGTAGTTGATCAAGGCACTAGAGAAGGCAATTATTTAGAAACATCAGGAACACTTATGATTGCCTACGGTATTTTGAAGGGTGTTAGATTAGGATATCTTCCAGAAAACTACAGGACCTTTGGGCAAAAAGCATTTGATGGAACGGTAGAAAAATATCTAGATACAGAAAACCAGCAATTGAAGGGAATTTGCGGTGTAGCTGGTCTGGGAAATGTTCCTTATAGAGATGGAAGTTATGAATATTATATCAGTGAAGCAATCACGCCTAATGATTATAAGGGTTTAGGTGCTTTCTTAATGGCCTATAGCGAAACGCTGGCATACAATAAAGATAATGACAATTCTGCAGACGTTAGCAAATAGGTAGGCACTATACCTTTTAAAAGCATAAAACACCTATAATTTCAAATATAGGAAATAAATTGCTCGAAACGCACACGTTAACAAAACTAATGGTTTCTAATGTGCAATAAAGTTTGCCGTTAAATAAAGATATAACAAGGGAGGATGTAAAATGAAAAAAATATCAAAGGTTCTAGCGATCATGCTTGTATTATCCATGTTTCTTACAGCATGTGCTGGTAGTACTGGTAGCTCAAGCAATGATTCAGGAGATATCATACTAAGATTTTCTTGGTGGGGTGGAGATGAAAGACACGAAAAAACATTAGAAGCAATAGCTTTATTTGAAGAGCAAAATCCAGGAATCAAAATTGAACCAGAGTATTCAGGTTGGCAGGGACATTTAGAGAAAATTACTACTCAAATTGTTGGAAATACTGCAGCAGATATCATGCAAATCAACTGGAACTGGATTTACTCCTTCTCTAGAGATGGAAACGGTTTCTATGATCTAAGCACTTTAGATGCCATTGATCTTAGCAATTATGAAGACTTTTTATTAGAACAAACAACAGTAGATGGTAAAGTAAATGCACTTCCTGTAGGAATTGGAGGAAAAGTATTCTACTACAACCAAACCACTTACGATAAAGCAGGTGTTGAGATTCCTCAAACCTTTGAAGATTTATTTGTAGCAGCACCGATATTTAAAGAAAAACTTGGTAACGATTACTATCCAATCGATTTAGATCAATATGGTGCCTTCTTAATGGTACTTTACTATCTAGAACAAAAAACAGGAAAACCTTTCATTGTTGACAATGAAGTTGCTTATACACAAGCAGAGTTAGAAGATGGCTATAACTTCTATATGGAAATGGTTGACAAGGGTGTAACACCTTCAATGCAAGTAAGAGCAGGGGCTGGTGATGTTGCTGTAGACCAAACACCTAGCTGGATTCAAGGTAAATACGGTGGAACTTATGAGTGGGATAGTGCAGTAAATAAATTCTTAGCAGCACTAGAAGGAGATCAAACGATGGTTACTGGTGAGTTTTTAAATGATATTGGACCTCACCAATCTGCTTTAAATAAGGTTTCAATGACTTTTGCTATCAATAAGAATACAAAATACCCAGAGGCAGCTGCAAAGTTCTTAAACTTCTTAGTATCAGATCCAGAAGCAACAAGAATCCTGGGAACTTCAAGAGGTATCCCAGCCAATAAAGCAGCAGAAGAAGTACTTCTAGAAGAAGGATTACTTTCAGGTCTTAATTATGAAGGAAATGTAAAAGTACAAGAATTTGCTGGTAAAGGTATTAGCCCATACTTTGAAGCAGATGAGCTTAACAGTTTCTTTAGAGCTGTTGTAGAAGAATTAGGATTTGGAATCATTGATGCATCAACAGCAGCAGCGAAAACCATTAGTGAAACAAATAGATTATTAGCAGAATTAGCACAATAGACTTGAGGGGGCTTGCCCCCTCAAACTATAATTGAAGGAGGCAATTATGAAGCTATTAAAAAAGTATGAAGGATTATTATATATATTGCCATGGATGATAGGAATTATAGTATTTACCGCGTTTCCTTTTATTACTTCACTTGTATTAAGTTTTACAAACTATAACCTTATATCTTCCCCACAATTTGTTGGGTTTGAAAATTATATAAGAATGTTTCAAAATGATGATTTTTGGAAGGCTTTATGGATTACCTTTAGGTATGTTTTTGTAACAGTACCTTTAAAATTAGCCTTTGCATTGTTTATTGCTTACATTTTGAATTTTAAGCTTAAGGGAGTAAACTTTTTTAGAACAGCTTACTATCTGCCTTCTATCCTTGGGGGAAGTGTAGCCATCGCTGTATTGTGGCGATTTATTTTTGCAGATACAGGATTGATTAATATTTTCATGGGTTTTGTGGGTTTAGATCCTATCAGTTGGTTAGGGGATCCTAGGTATGCTCTTTTTACTTTGAGCCTTTTAAGGGTGTGGCAGTTTGGATCTCCAATGGTTATCTTCTTAGCAGCATTGAAAAACATACCAGAGTCTTTATATGAGGCAGCAAAAATTGATGGAGCAAGTAAAGTAAGTATGTTTTTCAAAATCACTCTTCCGATGATAACACCTGTTGTGTTTTTTAACTTTATTATGCAGCTAATTCAAGCATTCCAGGAGTTTAATGCTCCTTATATTATCACCGGTGGAGGACCACTAAAATCTACCTATCTACTTCCGCTTATGATTTACGATAACTCTTTTAAGTATTTTAGAATGGGTTACGGAAGTGCTATGTCATGGTTCTTGTTTATCGTTATTATGATATTTACTGCAATTGCCTTCAGATCCGAAAAGTATTGGGTACACTACTCTGATGGAGGGGATGAATAATGGGAGCAAAAACAATTGTTAGAGAAGAAGAACTCATTAAAAAAGATGAGGCCCGTAGAATTAGAAGAAAAAGAAAAGAGCAAATGGGAAAAGTCCTTAGATATACTGTGCTTTGTATTGTAGGTTTGTTCATGCTATATCCGCTGATTTGGTTAGTAGGAGCTTCTTTTAAAACCAATGCAGAAATATTTACTTCTATTGGATTTTTACCAAGTGAATTTGATTTTTCAGGTTATGCTAGAGGTTGGAATACGTCTACTCAGTATACTTTCGCAACTTATTTTGCAAATACATTTAAAATCGTCATACCCAAAATGATTTTAACTGTAATATCAACGGTATTAACTGCCTATGGCTTTGCAAGATTTAAGATACCAGGAAAAAAATATCTGTTTTCAATTTTAATAGCAACGCTTTTACTGCCAAATGTAGTTTTAAGAATCCCTCAATACCTTATGTTTAGAGAGTTTAACTGGTTAAATAGCTATAAACCTTTGGTAGTACCAGCTGCCTTTGCGGTGGATGCTTTCTTTGTATTCATGTTGATTCAGTTTATTCGAGGGTTACCGAAGGATTTAGAGGAGGCGGCAGTAATTGATGGTTGTAACTCATTCCAAGTACTGATTTATGTACTAATACCAATGTTAAAGCCAGCGATTATTTCTGTAGCACTGTTCCAGTTCATGTGGACAATGAATGACTTCCTAGGACCATTGATTTATCTTTCAAGTGTAGAAAAATATCCGGTCTCTATTGCTCTGAAGATGTCTATGGATGCCAGTGCTTTAGTGCAGTGGAATCAGATTATTGCTATGTCAGTAATTGCATTACTTCCTTCATTGATTGTATTCTTCCTTGCGCAAAAACACTTTGTGGATGGTATATCTACTTCTGGTTTAAAAGGGTAAAAATTAGGAATACTATAATGAGATTGCTACAAGAAAAAATTCTGTTTACAGCAGTGTGTATTGAGGAGGCAATATGAAGTTTGAAATTATATCAATCACAGCACGGACAATTACCATAGAAATAGTAAATAAAGAATGCGTTTTTTCAAAAAATGAATTTGAAATTTATATCAATGGAGACTTAAAAACCTTATCCAATAGAAATGTTACAACGTTATTGGGATTAGAACCCAATAAAGAGTATGAAATTTATTTGAAGGATACTAAAACCCTTGAAAATAGTAATATTAAGCTTTTCAAAACCTTAAATGAATATGTAACCTTAAATGTAAGAGATTTTGGTGCATCGGGGACAGGGGACCAGTACGATACTGCTGCATTGCAGGCAGCAATTATGGTTTGTCCCTCTAATGGAAGAGTGGTGGTGCCAGAAGGAATTTATCTAACTGCACCACTTTTTTTGAAAAGCAATATTACTTTGGAAATTCAAAGAGGGGCTGTGCTTTTAGGAAGTGATATTAGAGAAGACTATCCTATCTTACCGGGACTAACAAAGACCACCGATGAGAGAGATGAGTTTTATCTAGGATCATGGGAGGGAGATCCTTTCGATTGTTTTGCCAGTTTAATTACTGGCATAGGTGTAAATAATGTAAAAATTATCGGGGAAGGTATTCTTGATGGCAATGCATCCTTTGATAATTGGTGGAAGGATGCTAAAAAGAAAAGAACCGCCTGGAGGCCTCGAACAATATTTTTCAAGGATTGCAAAGATATTTTAGTAGAGGGGATCACTGTTCAAAATTCTCCTTCATGGACGATTCACCCAATGTTCTCGGAAAACTTAAGTTTTATTAACTTAAAGGTCATCAACCCTAAAGACTCTCCAAATACAGACGGCATTAACCCTGAATCTTGTAAAGATGTAAGATTAGTAGGTGTTGATTTTTCTGTAGGCGATGACTGCATTGCCATCAAGTCTGGAAAATTATATATGGGAAAAAGGTTGAAAACTTCTTCAGAAAATATCGTCATTAGAAACTGTCATATGAAGTTTGGTCATGGTGGTATTGTCATTGGCAGTGAAATGGCAGGAGGTGTAAAAAACATCTATGCCATTCGATGCATCTTTGAAGAAACCGACCGGGGTATTAGAATTAAGACCCGAAGAGGAAGAGGGGAAGACGGTGTAATAAATGGCATCAATGCAGAAAATATTATCATGAAAAAAGTATTGACACCTTTTGTTATCAATTGCTTTTATTTCTGTGATCCCGATGGGAAAACAGAATATGTATGGAGTAAAGAAAAACTTCCGGTTGATGAAAGAACACCTTCTGTAAGAAATATCTATCTGAAGAATATTATTTGCGAAGATTGTGAGGTTGCAGCAGGCTTTATTTATGGACTACCTGAAAGAAAGATAGAAAACATTTTCTTAGAAAATATAAAGATTAGTTTTTTAGAAGATGCTAGGCCAGGATATCCTGCGATGATGAGCTTTTTGGAAGAACAGGTACGGGCAGGATTTTTTATTGGCAATGCTAGGAATGTTCAGATCAAGAATTTAACAACTGAAAATGTGATAGGAGAATCTTTTGTTCTATCTGAAGTAGAAAATTTATTTCATAATCAATAGGAGGGCGTTATCTTCTATTGATTATGAAAATCTATTGTACTTTATAGCTTAATGAAAAATATATAAAAAAATAGGAGGAAGAATAATGTTAGAAGTAAGATATGCTTCAAGTAATAAAGACGCTAAGGGTTATGATACACAAAGACTGAGAGAAGAGTTTCATATTGGAGGTCTTTTTCAAAGGGATGAAATAAAACTGGTTTATTCTCATATTGATAGAATTATTGCTGGTTCTGTAGCTCCTGTGGAAAAAGAACTAAAGCTAGAGGCAGGAAAAGAAATTGGTGCAGAATATTTCTTAGAAAGAAGAGAATTAGGGATTATTAATATAGGTGAAAAAGGGATTGTCATCCTTGATGGAGAAGAATTTGAACTTGACAAAAGAGATGGACTTTATGTAGGGATGGGCATCAAAGATGTGGTGTTTAAGTCAGTGGATAAAGAAAATCCTGCTAAATTTTACATAAACTCAGCACCAGCCCATACTTCTTATCCAACAGTGAAAATTAATATTAAAGATGCTAATCCAGTAAATTTGGGTTCTGAAAAAGAGTTGAATAAAAGAACGATTTATCAATATGTACACCCAAATGTATGTAAATCCTGTCAATTGTTAATGGGAATGACTTTGTTAGAGGAAGGGTCTGTATGGAATACAATGCCTGCCCACACCCATGACAGAAGAATGGAAGTATACTTTTATTTTGATATGGATGAAGACGCAATGGTTTTCCACATGATGGGAGAACCTAAAGAGACAAGACATATTATTATGAGAAATGAAGAAGCGGTGATTTCTCCATCATGGTCTATTCATTCAGGGGTAGGAACGAAAAAATATACCTTTATTTGGGGAATGGTTGGGGAAAATCAAACATTTACTGATATGGATCACATTGATAACAAAGATTTGTTATAAGTTCGTAGAACAATTAGCTTTATAGGAGGGATGACTATGGATTATCTATTAGAAAACTTTGGTTTATCTGGTAAAGTAGCTATGGTAACTGGAGGGAACAGTGGCATAGGATGGGCAATTGCTCAAGGGTTAGCAAAGGCGGGGGCAGATCTTTTTCTTTATACACATTCAGCGAGAAATATTGAAGAGGTTACAAAGGAAATCGAAGCTATCGGTAGAAAAGTAAAGTTTGCCCATGGCGATCTTGATAGAGAAGATGATGCCATGGCAGCGGTTGAAAAGTGCATAGAAGCCTATGGGAAAATTGATATTTTAGTAAATAATGCAGGCATGATTCATAGAGCCCCTTTACTAGAAGGTGACAATGAGGGATGGAAGAAGGTTATTGACTTAAATCTTAGTGCTGTATATTATTTATCTAAAGTAGCAGGAAGACATATGACCCAGCAGGGAAGTGGCAAAATTATCAATATTGCATCGATGTTATCCTTCCAAGGTGGAAAATTTGTACCTTCCTACACTGCTTCAAAGCACGGTGTAGCAGGACTGACCAAAGCATTTGCCAATGAATTAGCTGAAAGCAATGTACAAATTAATGCAATAGCACCGGGCTATATTGAAACTGCTAATACAGCACCAATTAGAGCTGATGAAAAAAGAAATGCTGAGATTTTAGGAAGAATCCCTGCAGGTAGATGGGGAAAAACAGAGGATTTAGCAGCAGCAGCGGTGTTTTTAGCTTCAAAAGCCTCTGACTACATGAATGGCCATGTTTTATGCGTAGATGGTGGATGGCTGGTAAGATAGCATAAAAATTGATACAAAAAACAAAGCAACTTATTTTGGAAAAATCTACAGGATAAGTTGCTTTGTTTTTGTATTAATGTACATTTTTTCAAGAACTTTACTTTTAAATATGCATGTGTTTTCAAAATAATTGATTTGTATAATGCTTAAAGTGGGATACGGAAATTAGATTTTTTATAAAAAAAGTCTTTTAAAAGATAATTTAATATGCTATATTAAATTATTAAATAAGGTTTTAGAAAGGATATAAACAATTGAGTACTATAAGTGATGAAATCTATACAAATATAAAAAACCAAATCATAGAGGGAAAATTAAAACCAGGTGATAAACTTCCTACTGAAAATGAAATGTGTAGGATATGGAGTACCAGTAGAGTATCGGTAAGAGAGGCAATGGAAAGGTTAGTAGCTTTAGGTATTCTGAAAAAGGTACAAGGAGGGGGAACCTATGTAAATGAACCTGATTCATCTATTTTTCTGGATCCTCTTTTACCTTTTGTGATATTTCGAGAAGAAAAGATTGTAGATATTCTTAAATTTAGAAGTATCATCGAAATTGGTAGTGCTAAACTTTGCGCTAAAAATAGAGATGAAGAAAATTTGAAGAATTTAAGAAAATATCTTGATAGCATGGAGGAAAATACAGATTCTAAGAGTAAGTTTGTTGAAGCTGATCTGGAATTTCATATGGAAATTGCACGAGGTAGTAAGAATCCTATTAATGTAAAAATTAATGAGATGTTGCGTCATGTTATGAGGAAACATCAGATAACTTTGAACAATATCTTAGGTGTATCCACCAGTATTAAGGAACATAAAAGTATTTATATAGCAATTGAGGAACAAAATAGTGAGCTTGCTGAACATTTTATCGAAAAACATATTTTAAGAGCAATTGATGATATAGGAAGGCTGGACTGCTAAAGTTTTATCAATAATATATAGAAATTAAGAGTGGTTTGCTATGAATATAGTTGCAAACCACTTTTTTATTTTTTAATATTTGTATTACAAATATTAAAGAGTGTTGAAAACAATAATAACAAATTAACGAAAAAACAATGAATATCCGCTATAAAAATCTGTTGACATAAAAAAAAGCATGCCTTATAATAAAAACAACAAATATTTGTATTACAAATTTTGAAAATCAATTTATTTTCATACTAATCTATGCATAGAATGCGTAGTATCGATTATACAACTTTTAGTAGAATTCTATTTTCATCACAAAACAAAACGAAGAAAACGTTAACCATTTTGTTGAATCTAAAAAAACCAACAATATACAAAGGGGGAGTTTCGAAATGAAAGCAGCTAAAGTAATTTCGCCAAGAAACTTAGAAATATGTGATGTGCCCGTTCCTAAAATTACAAATGAAAATGAAGTTTTAATAAGAGTTAAGGCTGCTGGAATATGTGGCTCAGACATTCATATTTATCACGGAACCTCTCCGGTAGCAACCTATCCAAGGGTTATAGGGCATGAGGTTGTAGGGGAAGTGGTAGAAGTTGGAACAAAAGTAACAAAAGTCTGTGTAGAGGATCATGTTATTATGGATCCTGTAGTTGGATGTGGAGAGTGTTACCCATGCTCTATTGGAAGACCAAATGTATGCTCTTACCTGAAGGTACGAGGTGTCCATGTAGATGGAGGATACCAGGAATATATTGTATTACCTGAAAGTGGCGTTCATAAGATTTCAAAGGAGTTGAGTTGGGAAGAGGCTATTCTTATTGAGCCTTTTACGATTGCAGCTCAAATTGCTTCCCGTGGAGAAATCACTAAAAGAGATACTGTGTTTATCATGGGAGCAGGTCCTGCTGGACTTTGTGCAGCACAGGTTATAAAAAGAATAGGTGCAAAATGTATTATTTCGGATTTGGTTGATGCTAGGCTTGAACTGGCGCAAAAAATGGGCGTAGATATGACAATTAATCCGTCTAAACAAGATGTGGATAAAGTTATCATGGATGAAACCAATGGCTTAGGGGTACCTGTTATTATCGATGCTGTATGTATTCCACAAACCTTTGAACAAGCAGTAAAACTTGCAGCCTCAGCTGGAAGAGTCATTCTTCTAGGCTTTACAGACACACCGTCTCAAATAGCTCAACTAGAAATAACAAAAAAGGAATTAGATGTAAAGGGGTCGAGACTTCACAGTAATAAGTTTCCAGAAGTAATTGAGTGGTTCAATAAAAAAGAAATCGATCCTAAAATACTTATATCCAATGTCTATAATTTCTCAGACATTATGAAGGCGATTGAGCAAGTAGAGAATAATCCTATTGAGACCTACAAAGTTATTTTGAAATTTGATTAATATTTATTATAAATAGAAAATCCAAATATATAGCAGATAAAAACATAATGTATAGAAAAAATTAAAAGCTGTTAACAGACTGAATAAATTTTTCTCTGGATAATCATTACAATGTTAACAACAGAATGGAGGTTAAAATGGGTGTTGTAAGTGAATTGTTGAAGGATGTTAAACTACCTAAAATGGTAAAAATAAGACAAGTTTTTCCTAGAGAAAAAATTGAGAATATACCGGAAGTTTTAAAATCTGAACTTTTAAAAGAGCAAATTAAAAGCAGCATAAAGCCTGGTATGCAAATTGCTATAACTGGAGGTAGTAGAGGGGTTGCGAATATCGCTCTTATCTTGAAGGAGATAGCTGCATTTGTAAAAGAACAGGGAGCGCATCCCTTTATCATACCAGCTATGGGAAGTCACGGTGGTGCTACTGCTGAAGGACAGGTAGAGGTTCTTGAAAGTTTTGGCATTACAGAAGAATTTTGTGGTTGTCCTATTAAAGCGACTATGGAAACGAAGCAAATAGGATTTACCGATGAAACACAATTTCCACAGCAATATCCAGTATTTATTGATAAATATGCTGCAGAAGCAGATGGAATTATTGTTGTAAATCGTATTAAGACACATCCTGCTTTCCGTGGTACCTATGAATCTGGTTTAATGAAAATGATGACCATCGGTCTTGGTAAGCAAAAAGGAGCAGAAACTTGCCACGAAGTGGGAGTCAAACACTTAGCTGCATTGGTACCGCTTTTTGGAAATGCCATTTTAAAAAATTCAAATATTCTCTTTGGTGTAGGTATGATAGAAAATCCTTTTGACGAAACATGTAAAATTATTGCTTTAACAAAGGAAGAAATACCTGAAAAAGAACCAGCTCTATTATTAGAGTCTAAAGCTTTAATGCCCAAAATATTGATAGAGGAAACCGATATATTAATTGTTGATAAAATCGGTAAGAACTTCTC
The sequence above is drawn from the Clostridium formicaceticum genome and encodes:
- the kduI gene encoding 5-dehydro-4-deoxy-D-glucuronate isomerase, with amino-acid sequence MLEVRYASSNKDAKGYDTQRLREEFHIGGLFQRDEIKLVYSHIDRIIAGSVAPVEKELKLEAGKEIGAEYFLERRELGIINIGEKGIVILDGEEFELDKRDGLYVGMGIKDVVFKSVDKENPAKFYINSAPAHTSYPTVKINIKDANPVNLGSEKELNKRTIYQYVHPNVCKSCQLLMGMTLLEEGSVWNTMPAHTHDRRMEVYFYFDMDEDAMVFHMMGEPKETRHIIMRNEEAVISPSWSIHSGVGTKKYTFIWGMVGENQTFTDMDHIDNKDLL
- a CDS encoding ABC transporter ATP-binding protein; its protein translation is MAEVVLKKVEKVYPNGFKAVHGIDLHIKDGEFMVFVGPSGCAKSTTLRMVAGLEEITGGEIWIGDKCVNELPPKDRGIAMVFQNYALYPHMTVYDNMAFGLKLQKTPKDEIDRRVRDAAEKLEITDLLDRKPKEMSGGQRQRVAVGRAIVRDPDVFLFDEPLSNLDAKLRVSMRVRISQLHQQLKKEGKNPTTIYVTHDQVEAMTMGDRICVLNYGKIMQVDTPINLYAKPANKFVAGFIGAPAMNIHEAELIMDKDKIAVKVAGLVLHLPEAKAQKVKRYVGKKVWFGIRPEHIKSSETNPNKEEYVTGKITVVEQLGNEEFVYFHVSGTEYISRLDPMKVQGVAREKKYDFWFDLDKCHLFDFESEENISL
- a CDS encoding FadR/GntR family transcriptional regulator yields the protein MSTISDEIYTNIKNQIIEGKLKPGDKLPTENEMCRIWSTSRVSVREAMERLVALGILKKVQGGGTYVNEPDSSIFLDPLLPFVIFREEKIVDILKFRSIIEIGSAKLCAKNRDEENLKNLRKYLDSMEENTDSKSKFVEADLEFHMEIARGSKNPINVKINEMLRHVMRKHQITLNNILGVSTSIKEHKSIYIAIEEQNSELAEHFIEKHILRAIDDIGRLDC
- a CDS encoding carbohydrate ABC transporter permease, whose product is MKLLKKYEGLLYILPWMIGIIVFTAFPFITSLVLSFTNYNLISSPQFVGFENYIRMFQNDDFWKALWITFRYVFVTVPLKLAFALFIAYILNFKLKGVNFFRTAYYLPSILGGSVAIAVLWRFIFADTGLINIFMGFVGLDPISWLGDPRYALFTLSLLRVWQFGSPMVIFLAALKNIPESLYEAAKIDGASKVSMFFKITLPMITPVVFFNFIMQLIQAFQEFNAPYIITGGGPLKSTYLLPLMIYDNSFKYFRMGYGSAMSWFLFIVIMIFTAIAFRSEKYWVHYSDGGDE
- a CDS encoding DUF362 domain-containing protein; this encodes MGVVSELLKDVKLPKMVKIRQVFPREKIENIPEVLKSELLKEQIKSSIKPGMQIAITGGSRGVANIALILKEIAAFVKEQGAHPFIIPAMGSHGGATAEGQVEVLESFGITEEFCGCPIKATMETKQIGFTDETQFPQQYPVFIDKYAAEADGIIVVNRIKTHPAFRGTYESGLMKMMTIGLGKQKGAETCHEVGVKHLAALVPLFGNAILKNSNILFGVGMIENPFDETCKIIALTKEEIPEKEPALLLESKALMPKILIEETDILIVDKIGKNFSGDGMDPNITGKFPTPYASGGIKSQRVVLLDLSDETHGNANGLGMAHMVTRRLFEKADLEKTYPNSLTAKIVENIKIPMILENDKEAIKAAIKTCVEIDKDAPAIIRIPNSLHIEYIHISESLLEKAKTIPGIEILEEPKEFLFDENGNLW
- a CDS encoding ABC transporter substrate-binding protein, translated to MKKISKVLAIMLVLSMFLTACAGSTGSSSNDSGDIILRFSWWGGDERHEKTLEAIALFEEQNPGIKIEPEYSGWQGHLEKITTQIVGNTAADIMQINWNWIYSFSRDGNGFYDLSTLDAIDLSNYEDFLLEQTTVDGKVNALPVGIGGKVFYYNQTTYDKAGVEIPQTFEDLFVAAPIFKEKLGNDYYPIDLDQYGAFLMVLYYLEQKTGKPFIVDNEVAYTQAELEDGYNFYMEMVDKGVTPSMQVRAGAGDVAVDQTPSWIQGKYGGTYEWDSAVNKFLAALEGDQTMVTGEFLNDIGPHQSALNKVSMTFAINKNTKYPEAAAKFLNFLVSDPEATRILGTSRGIPANKAAEEVLLEEGLLSGLNYEGNVKVQEFAGKGISPYFEADELNSFFRAVVEELGFGIIDASTAAAKTISETNRLLAELAQ
- a CDS encoding glycoside hydrolase family 28 protein, producing MKFEIISITARTITIEIVNKECVFSKNEFEIYINGDLKTLSNRNVTTLLGLEPNKEYEIYLKDTKTLENSNIKLFKTLNEYVTLNVRDFGASGTGDQYDTAALQAAIMVCPSNGRVVVPEGIYLTAPLFLKSNITLEIQRGAVLLGSDIREDYPILPGLTKTTDERDEFYLGSWEGDPFDCFASLITGIGVNNVKIIGEGILDGNASFDNWWKDAKKKRTAWRPRTIFFKDCKDILVEGITVQNSPSWTIHPMFSENLSFINLKVINPKDSPNTDGINPESCKDVRLVGVDFSVGDDCIAIKSGKLYMGKRLKTSSENIVIRNCHMKFGHGGIVIGSEMAGGVKNIYAIRCIFEETDRGIRIKTRRGRGEDGVINGINAENIIMKKVLTPFVINCFYFCDPDGKTEYVWSKEKLPVDERTPSVRNIYLKNIICEDCEVAAGFIYGLPERKIENIFLENIKISFLEDARPGYPAMMSFLEEQVRAGFFIGNARNVQIKNLTTENVIGESFVLSEVENLFHNQ
- a CDS encoding glycoside hydrolase family 88/105 protein, whose amino-acid sequence is MKIVEFIDFHINHFKKYKEKWNYEDGCVLKGALDLYHSTGEKKYLDFVQRYLTETITEDGKIAVYEMEEFNIDNINSGKVLFDFYEITKEEKYRKAIEVLYQQLENHPRTQEGSFWHKKIYPNQVWLDGLYMAMPFYAKYEKLFNASKGFGDIYQQFMTVERRIKDAETGLYYHGYDESRKERWSNPDTGLSLHFWGRAMGWFVMALVDTLEIIEADFSNAEEIKKIFVETIDALLKYQDKASSMWYQVVDQGTREGNYLETSGTLMIAYGILKGVRLGYLPENYRTFGQKAFDGTVEKYLDTENQQLKGICGVAGLGNVPYRDGSYEYYISEAITPNDYKGLGAFLMAYSETLAYNKDNDNSADVSK
- a CDS encoding zinc-binding alcohol dehydrogenase family protein encodes the protein MKAAKVISPRNLEICDVPVPKITNENEVLIRVKAAGICGSDIHIYHGTSPVATYPRVIGHEVVGEVVEVGTKVTKVCVEDHVIMDPVVGCGECYPCSIGRPNVCSYLKVRGVHVDGGYQEYIVLPESGVHKISKELSWEEAILIEPFTIAAQIASRGEITKRDTVFIMGAGPAGLCAAQVIKRIGAKCIISDLVDARLELAQKMGVDMTINPSKQDVDKVIMDETNGLGVPVIIDAVCIPQTFEQAVKLAASAGRVILLGFTDTPSQIAQLEITKKELDVKGSRLHSNKFPEVIEWFNKKEIDPKILISNVYNFSDIMKAIEQVENNPIETYKVILKFD